The following proteins come from a genomic window of Eretmochelys imbricata isolate rEreImb1 chromosome 11, rEreImb1.hap1, whole genome shotgun sequence:
- the IDH1 gene encoding isocitrate dehydrogenase [NADP] cytoplasmic isoform X2: MSKKIHGGSVVEMQGDEMTRVIWELIKEKLIFPYVDLDLHSYDLGMEHRDATNDKVTVEAAEAIRKYNVGIKCATITPDEKRVEEFKLKQMWKSPNGTIRNILGGTVFREAIICKNIPRLVSGWVKPIIIGRHAYGDQYRATDFVVPGPGKVEMTYTPKDGGKPVTYLVHNFEGCGGVAMGMYNLDHSIRDFAHSSFQMALSKGWPLYLSTKNTILKKYDGHFKDIFQEIYEKEYRPQFEAQKIWYEHRLIDDMVAQALKSEGGFIWACKNYDGDVQSDSVAQGYGSLGMMTSVLICPDGKTVEAEAAHGTVTRHYRLHQKGEETSTNPIASIFAWTRGLAHRAKLDNNADLKSFATALEEVCVETIEAGFMTKDLAACIKGLPNVKRSDYLNTFEFMEKLAENLSLKLTSQPKL, from the exons ATGTCCAAAAAAATCCATGGAGGGTCTGTTGTGGAGATGCAAGGAGATGAAATGACTCGGGTGATTTGGGAACTGATTAAAGAAAAGCTGATTTTTCCATATGTGGATCTGGACCTGCACAG CTATGACTTGGGCATGGAACATCGTGATGCGACCAATGACAAGGTGACAGTAGAAGCAGCAGAAGCGATAAGGAAGTACAATGTTGGCATCAAGTGTGCTACTATCACTCCGGATGAGAAGAGAGTGGAGGAGTTCAAGCTGAAGCAAATGTGGAAGTCTCCAAATGGGACAATTCGAAACATTCTGGGTGGCACAGTCTTCAGGGAGGCTATTATCTGCAAAAACATCCCCCGGCTGGTATCTGGATGGGTGAAACCCATCATCATTGGCCGTCACGCTTATGGGGACCAA TACAGAGCAACAGATTTTGTTGTACCTGGGCCTGGAAAAGTAGAGATGACTTACACACCAAAAGATGGCGGTAAACCAGTGACCTATCTGGTCCATAACTTTGAAG GCTGTGGTGGTGTAGCTATGGGAATGTATAACCTTGACCACTCCATCAGGGATTTTGCACACAGTTCTTTCCAGATGGCATTATCTAAAGGCTGGCCCCTGTACCTGAGCACCAAGAACACCATTCTGAAGAAATATGATGGACACTTTAAAGACATCTTTCAGGAGATCTATGAAAA AGAATACAGGCCCCAGTTTGAAGCCCAGAAGATCTGGTATGAGCATAGACTCATTGATGACATGGTGGCTCAAGCCCTGAAATCTGAAGGTGGCTTTATCTGGGCCTGTAAGAACTATGATGGTGATGTGCAGTCTGACTCTGTGGCACAAG GGTATGGTTCTCTGGGGATGATGACCAGCGTACTGATCTGCCCAGATGGCAAGACAGTGGAAGCAGAAGCTGCTCATGGCACAGTGACACGTCACTATCGCTTGCATCAGAAGGGTGAAGAAACTTCCACTAATCCCATTG CCTCCATTTTTGCCTGGACTAGAGGACTAGCTCACAGAGCTAAATTGGATAACAACGCTGACCTCAAGAGCTTTGCCACTGCCTTGGAAGAGGTCTGTGTAGAGACTATAGAGGCTGGCTTCATGACAAAGGACTTAGCTGCTTGCATTAAAGGTTTACCTAA CGTGAAGCGTTCTGATTACTTGAATACCTTTGAGTTCATGGAGAAGCTTGCTGAAAACTTGAGCCTGAAACTAACCTCGCAGCCCAAACTGTAA
- the IDH1 gene encoding isocitrate dehydrogenase [NADP] cytoplasmic isoform X1, with protein sequence MSKKIHGGSVVEMQGDEMTRVIWELIKEKLIFPYVDLDLHSYDLGMEHRDATNDKVTVEAAEAIRKYNVGIKCATITPDEKRVEEFKLKQMWKSPNGTIRNILGGTVFREAIICKNIPRLVSGWVKPIIIGRHAYGDQYRATDFVVPGPGKVEMTYTPKDGGKPVTYLVHNFEGCGGVAMGMYNLDHSIRDFAHSSFQMALSKGWPLYLSTKNTILKKYDGHFKDIFQEIYEKEYRPQFEAQKIWYEHRLIDDMVAQALKSEGGFIWACKNYDGDVQSDSVAQEASSDPDLRDLEGYGSLGMMTSVLICPDGKTVEAEAAHGTVTRHYRLHQKGEETSTNPIASIFAWTRGLAHRAKLDNNADLKSFATALEEVCVETIEAGFMTKDLAACIKGLPNVKRSDYLNTFEFMEKLAENLSLKLTSQPKL encoded by the exons ATGTCCAAAAAAATCCATGGAGGGTCTGTTGTGGAGATGCAAGGAGATGAAATGACTCGGGTGATTTGGGAACTGATTAAAGAAAAGCTGATTTTTCCATATGTGGATCTGGACCTGCACAG CTATGACTTGGGCATGGAACATCGTGATGCGACCAATGACAAGGTGACAGTAGAAGCAGCAGAAGCGATAAGGAAGTACAATGTTGGCATCAAGTGTGCTACTATCACTCCGGATGAGAAGAGAGTGGAGGAGTTCAAGCTGAAGCAAATGTGGAAGTCTCCAAATGGGACAATTCGAAACATTCTGGGTGGCACAGTCTTCAGGGAGGCTATTATCTGCAAAAACATCCCCCGGCTGGTATCTGGATGGGTGAAACCCATCATCATTGGCCGTCACGCTTATGGGGACCAA TACAGAGCAACAGATTTTGTTGTACCTGGGCCTGGAAAAGTAGAGATGACTTACACACCAAAAGATGGCGGTAAACCAGTGACCTATCTGGTCCATAACTTTGAAG GCTGTGGTGGTGTAGCTATGGGAATGTATAACCTTGACCACTCCATCAGGGATTTTGCACACAGTTCTTTCCAGATGGCATTATCTAAAGGCTGGCCCCTGTACCTGAGCACCAAGAACACCATTCTGAAGAAATATGATGGACACTTTAAAGACATCTTTCAGGAGATCTATGAAAA AGAATACAGGCCCCAGTTTGAAGCCCAGAAGATCTGGTATGAGCATAGACTCATTGATGACATGGTGGCTCAAGCCCTGAAATCTGAAGGTGGCTTTATCTGGGCCTGTAAGAACTATGATGGTGATGTGCAGTCTGACTCTGTGGCACAAG AAGCTTCCAGTGACCCAGATCTCAGAGACCTGGAAG GGTATGGTTCTCTGGGGATGATGACCAGCGTACTGATCTGCCCAGATGGCAAGACAGTGGAAGCAGAAGCTGCTCATGGCACAGTGACACGTCACTATCGCTTGCATCAGAAGGGTGAAGAAACTTCCACTAATCCCATTG CCTCCATTTTTGCCTGGACTAGAGGACTAGCTCACAGAGCTAAATTGGATAACAACGCTGACCTCAAGAGCTTTGCCACTGCCTTGGAAGAGGTCTGTGTAGAGACTATAGAGGCTGGCTTCATGACAAAGGACTTAGCTGCTTGCATTAAAGGTTTACCTAA CGTGAAGCGTTCTGATTACTTGAATACCTTTGAGTTCATGGAGAAGCTTGCTGAAAACTTGAGCCTGAAACTAACCTCGCAGCCCAAACTGTAA